A stretch of DNA from Rothia mucilaginosa:
CTGCTGATCCTGAACGTCTCAGAACCGGCGCTGCACCATATGCTGGAGGTGCCCCTGCACCTGGTCGGCCTGCCCCACGCTATCGTGGACGTCATCGCCTTCGGCGTCACCCTGATTCTGGTCACCTACCTGCACGTGATTTTCGGTGAGATGGTTCCCAAGAATGCCGCCGTGACCCTTGCCGCCCGTGGTGTGGCTCTCTGGATTGTGCCGACCCTGGTGACCTTCTCCAAGATCTTCGCCCCCGTGGTCGCCCTGCTGAACAACCTGTCCAATAAGCTGCTGGCGCTTATGAAGGTCGAAGCGAAGGATGAGGTCGCCTCCACCTTCACCCTGGGCGAGCTGCAGACCATCGTTGCAACCTCGACCGCTGAAGGCACCGTGGAAGACGATGCCGGCGTGATTGAAAGCGCCCTCGAATTCACCGAGAAGGACGTCTACGAAATCATGGTGCCCGGCGATAAGCTCGTCACCCTGCCCTTCGGCAGCACCCCCGCCGAACTGGAACGCGCCGTGGCACGCAGCGGCTACTCCCGCTTCGTCATTACCGACAGCGACGGAACCTACATGGGCTACCTGCACGTGAAGGACGCCCTCGCCATCGCCCCCGAGCGGTTTGAGGAGCCCTTCCCCTGGTACAAGCTGCGTTCC
This window harbors:
- a CDS encoding hemolysin family protein, yielding MNDWVAIALLVILLAGNAFFVAGEFAIMSTRRAQIEPLAEEGNKRAQTVIYALENVSLMLATCQLGITICSLLILNVSEPALHHMLEVPLHLVGLPHAIVDVIAFGVTLILVTYLHVIFGEMVPKNAAVTLAARGVALWIVPTLVTFSKIFAPVVALLNNLSNKLLALMKVEAKDEVASTFTLGELQTIVATSTAEGTVEDDAGVIESALEFTEKDVYEIMVPGDKLVTLPFGSTPAELERAVARSGYSRFVITDSDGTYMGYLHVKDALAIAPERFEEPFPWYKLRSLDTLTPTTDIDDALASMQRSRTHIAQVMDEHGTTLGVVFLEDVLEELVGEINDTTQDAVRERVRRQQAREAQ